The following coding sequences lie in one Chionomys nivalis chromosome 8, mChiNiv1.1, whole genome shotgun sequence genomic window:
- the LOC130879580 gene encoding olfactory receptor 502-like, whose amino-acid sequence MAFLEDGNHTAVTEFILLGLTDDPVLRVILFTIILCIYLVTMSGNLSTIFLIGISSQLHHPMYFFLSHLASVDIGISSSVTPNMLVGFLVMKNTISYLGCGIQLTSAAFFGSVECFLIASMAYDRFVAICKPLLYSTKISTQVCIQLVVGSYIGGFLNASFGTLFFLTFLFCGPNRINHFFCDFAPLMKLSCSDVSISGVVISYSVGSVTITTLLVIAISYFYILITILKMRSTEGRQKAFSTCTSHLTAVTLYYGTVTFIYVMPKSRYSSDQNKLLSVFYMVVNPMLNPLIYSLRNSEIKGALKRQIHKQTFIKNNQLFCKT is encoded by the coding sequence ATGGCTTTTCTGGAGGACGGGAACCACACTGCAGTGACAGAGTTCATTTTATTGGGATTGACAGATGACCCAGTCCTTAGAGTCATCCTCTTCACCATCATCCTGTGCATCTACCTGGTGACCATGTCTGGGAACCTCAGCACCATCTTTCTTATTGGAATCTCTTCCCAGCTCCATCACCCCATGTACTTTTTTCTGAGTCACTTGGCTTCTGTTGACATAGGCATTTCATCTTCTGTCACACCCAACATGCTTGTTGGCTTTCTGGTAATGAAAAATACTATTTCTTACCTTGGATGTGGCATCCAGCTCACCTCAGCTGCTTTCTTTGGGTCTGTTGAATGCTTCCTTATAGCTTCCATGGCTTATGATCGCTTTGTAGCGATCTGCAAACCCCTGCTTTATTCAACCAAAATATCCACACAAGTCTGTATCCAGTTGGTTGTAGGATCTTATATAGGGGGTTTTCTTAATGCTTCCTTTggtactcttttctttttaacatttctaTTCTGTGGACCAAACAGAATCAAtcattttttctgtgattttgccCCTTTGATGAAACTCTCCTGCTCTGATGTCAGTATCTCTGGAGTTGTTATCTCATATTCTGTTGGTTCAGTCACTATAACCACACTGCTTGTGATAGCCATATCATATTTCTATATCCTCATAACCATCCTGAAGATGCGCTCCACTGAGGGCCGCCAGAAAGCCTTCTCTACCTGCACCTCCCACCTCACTGCAGTCACTCTCTACTATGGGACTGTCACATTCATCTATGTGATGCCGAAGTCCAGATACTCCTCAGACCAGAACAAGTTGTTGTCTGTATTCTACATGGTGGTGAACCCCATGTTAAATCCCCTCATCTACAGCCTCAGGAATAGTGAGATTAAGGGTGCTCTGAAAAGACAAATtcataagcaaacatttataaagaataatCAGTTGTTTTGTAAAACTTAA
- the LOC130879584 gene encoding olfactory receptor 507-like has protein sequence MALLEDKNHTAVTEFILLGLTDDPVLRVVLFIIILCIYLVTVSGNLSTILLIRVSSQLHHPMYFFLSHLASVDIGISSSVTPNMLVNFLVERNTISYLGCAIQLGSAAFFGSTESFILATMAYDRFVAICSPLLYSTKISTQICVQLLIGSYIGGFLNASFFTISFFSFFFCGPNRINHFFCDFTPLVELSCSYNSVLIILDSFSAGSIIVITVFVIAISYIYILITILKMRSTEGRQKAFSTCTSHLTAVIVFYGTVTFIYVMPKSSYSTDQNKVLSVFYMVVIPMLNPLIYSLRNNEIKDALKRQLNKKTFFRINVLYL, from the exons ATGGCTCTCTTGGAGGATAAGAACCACACTGCAGTGACAGAGTTCATTTTATTGGGATTGACAGATGACCCAGTCCTTAGAGTCGTCCTCTTCATCATCATCCTGTGCATCTACCTGGTGACCGTGTCTGGGAACCTCAGCACCATCCTTCTCATCAGAGTCTCCTCCCAGCTCCATCACcccatgtatttttttctcagccatttggCTTCTGTTGACATAGGCATCTCATCTTCTGTCACTCCCAATATGCTTGTCAACTTCTTGGTAGAGAGAAACACCATCTCCTACCTTGGATGTGCCATCCAACTTGGCTCAGCTGCTTTCTTTGGATCAACTGAGTCCTTCATTCTGGCTACCATGGCTTATGATCGTTTTGTGGCAATCTGTAGCCCACTGCTTTATTCAACCAAAATATCCACACAAATCTGTGTCCAGTTGCTTATAGGATCATATATTGGTGGTTTTCTTAATGCTTCTTTTTTtaccatttccttcttttcttttttcttctgtggacCAAACAGAATCAAtcattttttctgtgattttactCCATTAGTTGAACTCTCCTGTTCTTATAACAGTGTCCTCATAATTCTTGATTCATTTTCTGCTGGATCCATCATTGTGATCACAGTGTTTGTCATAGCCATTTCCTACATCTACATCCTCATCACCATTCTGAAGATGCGATCCACTGAGGGCCGCCAAAAAGCTTTCTCCACCTGCACCTCGCACCTCACTGCGGTGATTGTATTCTATGGGACCGTCACATTCATCTATGTGATGCCCAAGTCCAGCTACTCCACAGACCAGAACAAAGTGTTATCTGTGTTCTACATGGTGGTGATCCCCATGTTGAACCCCCTCATCTACAGTCTCAGGAATAATGAGATTAAGGATGCTCTGAAGAGACagctaaataagaaaacatttt TTAGAATCAATGTGCTCTATCTGTAA
- the LOC130879590 gene encoding olfactory receptor 502-like, giving the protein MAFLKDGNHTEVTEFILLGLTDDPVLRVVLFIIILCIYLVTVSGNLSTILLIRVSSQLHHPMYFFLSHLASADIGYSSSVTPNMLVNFLVKRNTITYYGCAIQLGSGAFFGTVECFVLAAMAYDRFVAICSPLLYSMKMSTQVCVQLLTVAYISGFLNASSFTISFFTFFFCGPNRINHFFCDFTPLVELSCSDDSVSIVLATISVGTVIVVTVFVIIVSYTYILITILKMRSTEGRQKAFSTCTSHLTAVTLFYGTVTFIYVMPKSNYSTDQNKVLSVFYMVVIPMLNPLIYSLRNNEIKDALKRQFGRKIFSERHLLCCRT; this is encoded by the coding sequence ATGGCTTTCTTGAAGGATGGAAACCACACTGAGGTGACAGAGTTTATTTTATTGGGTTTAACTGATGACCCAGTCCTTAGAGTCGTCCTCTTCATCATCATCCTGTGCATCTACCTGGTGACCGTGTCTGGGAACCTCAGCACCATCCTTCTCATCAGAGTCTCTTCCCAGCTCCATCACCCCATGTACTTTTTTCTGAGTCACTTGGCCTCTGCTGACATAGGCTATTCATCTTCTGTCACCCCCAATATGCTTGTCAACTTCCTGGTGAAGAGAAATACCATTACCTACTATGGATGTGCCATTCAACTTGGCTCAGGTGCTTTCTTTGGAACAGTTGAGTGCTTTGTTCTGGCTGCGATGGCTTATGATCGCTTCGTAGCAATCTGTAGCCCACTGCTTTATTCCATGAAGATGTCCACACAAGTCTGTGTCCAGTTGCTTACAGTAGCATACATAAGTGGTTTTCTTAATGCCTCCTCCTTTACcatttccttttttacttttttcttctgtggACCAAACAGAATCAATCACTTTTTCTGTGATTTTACTCCATTAGTTGAACTCTCCTGCTCGGATGACAGTGTCTCTATTGTTCTTGCCACTATTTCTGTTGGCACTGTGATTGTGGTCACAGTGTTTGTAATTATTGTCTCCTACACCTACATCCTCATCACCATTTTGAAGATGCGCTCCACTGAGGGTCGCCAAAAAGCTTTCTCCACCTGCACCTCCCACCTCACTGCAGTCACTCTGTTCTATGGCACCGTCACATTCATCTATGTGATGCCTAAGTCCAACTACTCCACAGACCAGAACAAGGTGTTGTCTGTGTTCTACATGGTGGTGATCCCCATGTTGAATCCACTCATCTACAGTCTCAGGAATAATGAGATTAAGGATGCTCTGAAGAGACAATTTGgtaggaaaatattttctgagagACATTTGTTATGTTGTAGGACTTGA